One Anastrepha obliqua isolate idAnaObli1 chromosome 6, idAnaObli1_1.0, whole genome shotgun sequence DNA window includes the following coding sequences:
- the LOC129249965 gene encoding nuclear pore complex protein Nup160 homolog — MPHYGTPIHLTHLSLWTQPVKTASFLGVPLDELDEDDRLLHYTNRAKLLLQQQHQPHSLLEARSEYFSFKHTIAIKTRKLSVSVHTLDLLLHGLKSNANSDIEYRQELTDLENVIQTYIDTAQRTAQDKIQMDSIKLI, encoded by the exons atgccccattatGGTACACCCATTCATCTAACacacctctccctctggacccaacccgtcaaaacagctagtttcctgggcgtaccgttagatgagctagacgaagacgaccggttaTTACACTACActaacagggcaaagttactgctacaacaacaacatcaaccacATTCACTGTTGGAAGCTAGAAGcgaatatttcagttttaaacaTACAATTGCGATTAAAACCAGGAAATTATCTGTGTCAGTACATACATTAGATCTTTTGTTGCATGGATTGAAATCGAATGCTAATTCAGATATCGAGTATAGGCAG GAGCTCACAGATTTAGAGAACGTCATACAAACCTATATCGATACCGCACAGCGCACAGCACAAGATAAAATCCAAATggattcaataaaattaatataa